A genomic segment from Aegilops tauschii subsp. strangulata cultivar AL8/78 chromosome 1, Aet v6.0, whole genome shotgun sequence encodes:
- the LOC109744942 gene encoding putative zinc transporter At3g08650: MDRKVGVVLVCLLFLLIGEVSAVAQTEVGHVRVTQEAPDLKLEDAGRHDVSQSGRVSVYVVAWSTLAMAAATGLGAVPFFFLELEAQWAGLCNGLAAGVMLAASFDLVQEGQMYGSGSWVVFGILSGGIFIWLCKKILEQHGEVSMLDIKGADASKVILVVGIMTLHSFGEGSGVGVSFVGSKGLSQGLLVTIAIAVHNIPEGLAVSMVLSSRGVSPQKAMLWSIITSLPQPIVAVPAFLCADAFQKVLPFCTGFAAGCMIWIVIAEVLPDAFKEATPSQVASAGTLAVAFMETLSTVLQGFTDGHGLEDTSGFLVSLVFGLGPLFGGIILVAFSLAFNMPHPLLTGVASGIAFRLASWRPLQLVMSLKMGFFTTLFLLLGGSVFYHLVEASILMVAKHKKSSVNVITSSSGLSLSVLTQQSLLACGCVFLHAYAEGLALGVAARKASGLGRYMVLPVSLHGLPRGAAVASCVYGATDSWRGALAAAALTGLAGPSAAIGAILAKIGYDGLDYWMVIACGALIPSFGRVFRHSLRLDARKSVCGLLIGFGFAWVCLMSTRFICLHTPYCNSAPEAVT, translated from the exons ATGGATAGAAAAGTCGGAGTGGTTTTAGTCTGCCTGCTCTTCCTACTCATTGGGGAAGTTTCAGCGGTTGCCCAGACCGAGGTTGGTCATGTGCGTGTAACACAGGAGGCACCAGATCTGAAGCTAGAGGATGCTGGTAGACATGATGTGTCCCAAAGTGGAAGGGTGTCGGTGTATGTTGTTGCATGGTCGACGCTTGCGATGGCTGCAGCAACAGGGTTGGGAGCAGTTCCCTTCTTTTTCCTGGAGCTAGAGGCCCAATGGGCGGGCCTTTGCAATGGGTTGGCAGCTGGGGTGATGTTGGCAGCAAGTTTTGATCTTGTGCAGGAAGGGCAGATGTACGGCAGTGGGAGTTGGGTTGTTTTTGGGATTTTGAGTGGAGGGATCTTTATTTGGCTTTGCAAGAAG ATTCTTGAGCAACATGGAGAAGTAAGTATGTTGGATATAAAAGGTGCAGATGCAAGTAAAGTTATTCTTGTTGTTGGAATAATGACACTCCATTCGTTTGGCGAGGGTTCCGGTGTTGGTGTTTCCTTTGTTGGGTCAAAAGGATTATCTCAAGGTCTTTTAGTTACTATAGCTATAGCAGTGCACAACATACCTGAAGGCCTGGCTGTAAGCATGGTACTATCATCTAGGGGTGTCTCCCCACAAAAAGCAATGCTATGGAGTATCATAACATCTTTACCACAG CCAATTGTTGCTGTGCCTGCATTCCTTTGTGCCGATGCATTTCAGAAGGTGCTTCCTTTCTGTACTGGTTTTGCTGCAGGGTGCATGATATGGATTGTTATTGCAGAGGTTCTTCCTGATGCTTTTAAG GAAGCGACTCCATCTCAAGTAGCCTCTGCTGGAACACTTGCTGTTGCTTTTATGGAAACATTAAGTACCGTGCTTCAGGGATTCACGGATGGCCACGG CTTGGAAGATACATCAGGCTTTTTGGTATCACTTGTATTTGGTCTTGGTCCACTTTTTGGAGGAATTATACTTGTCGCGTTCTCACTTGCCTTCAACATGCCACACCCTCTTCTTACTGGTGTAGCATCTGGCATTGCCTTCCGTCTTGCTTCATGGAGGCCATTGCAACTTGTGATGTCCTTAAAGATGGGTTTCTTCACCACCTTGTTCCTCCTGCTAGGAGGTTCCGTCTTCTACCATCTCGTGGAAGCAAGCATCCTTATGGTTGCTAAACACAAGAAATCATCCGTCAATGTCATTACATCTTCCAGCGGGCTCTCTCTTAGTGTCCTCACACAGCAATCGCTCCTTGCTTGCGGTTGCGTCTTCCTTCACGCCTACGCCGAAGGGCTTGCACTTGGTGTGGCAGCACGCAAGGCATCTGGTCTAGGCCGCTACATGGTTCTTCCAGTCTCTCTTCACGGCCTACCACGGGGTGCTGCTGTTGCTAGTTGTGTATATGGTGCCACTGATAGCTGGCGAGGAGCCTTGGCAGCTGCAGCTCTGACCGGGCTTGCGGGACCAAGCGCGGCCATCGGTGCAATCCTTGCGAAGATTGGCTATGATGGACTGGACTATTGGATGGTGATTGCATGCGGGGCTTTGATCCCGAGCTTTGGCCGTGTCTTCAGACACTCGCTGCGGTTGGACGCGAGGAAGAGCGTCTGCGGGCTCCTGATAGGTTTTGGCTTTGCTTGGGTGTGCTTGATGTCCACCAGATTCATCTGCTTGCACACCCCTTACTGCAATTCAGCTCCAGAAGCGGTTACATGA